A segment of the Brevundimonas sp. M20 genome:
GCCTTCGAGACAGACCTGCGGAACTTCCTCCTGCTGCCGTTCGAGCATTCCGAGCGGCTGGAGGATCAGGACCGCTATCTGGCGCTGATCGGCGACGACGCGGAGCTGCTGAAATGGGGCCACATCCACCGCGATATCATCGTCCGCTTCGGCCGCTTCCCGCACCGGAACGCGTGTCTGGGCCGGGAGACGACGGCGGAGGAGCAGGCGTTTCTGGATGAGGGCGGGTTCGGGGGGTGAGGCAGCCTGACCAATTCCAAACCGCTCCGATCCGGGCGATGCTCCGGCCAGAGCCGAGGAGTTGACATGCTGCGATTTGCCGGACTTCTGACGGCGCTGCTGGCCTTCTCCGCCGAAGCCTCGGCTCAACAGGCCCCGCCGACGGATCGTCCGGGCGACGCGTACGAACTGGAGTTGCGGGTCCGGACCGAGAGCCAGTCAACAAACGGCTCCAGCAGCACATCGAACTCCGGCGGCGCGCTCGTCGAGCGGGTCGTGGCGGTTCTTCCCGAAGGACTGGAGCTGGAATTCGACCTGCCCGCCGATACAACGCCCGCGGAGCGGGCCCGCGACTGGCAATGGCCCGCCCGCATCCTTTGGTCGGAAAGCGCTCCGGCGCGCCTGCTGAACGGCCCCGAGCTGGAACAGCGCATCGAGGTCTGGCTGAAGACCGGCGAGATCCCGCGCGAAGCCTGCGGTCGCTGGTTCTTCAGCTGGACAGCCTTCAAGATCGAATGCGACCCAAACGCCGTCCTCGAGACCCTGAAGGTCTATAATCTGCGTTCCGGCGCCCACGGCATTGAAGCCGAGGTCGACCCAGACGCAGTCCGCCGGGAAAAGGCCGAGACGGACGTGGTGGTCGGCGAAATCACCGGAACGCCCGTGACCTTGGAACAGGCCGTGGCCGCCCATGCGTCCGATCAGATTTCCGGGACGGAAACCCTGGTCCGCGAGTCCGATCCCCAAGGACGTCCGATCCGGCAGGTCCGGACGGTCCGCCTGGAGATCATCACGGCGGACGGGGTCGTGGAGCAGAGCACGAGCACCCAAACGGTGACCCGAACGCCCCTCCAGGCACCCTGACCGGACGCCGCTTCCAGTTTCTGTGGGCAAGCGAATCAGGCCGGTGCCGCGAAGCAAGAATCAGCGGCACACTACGTCCCCATGAGCGCCGCTTTTGACCTGATCGATGTACCCGCCGCCCCGGCCGACCATCCGGAGCACCAGTACCTGAATCTGCTGCGCGACATCCTGAACAACGGCGCGCGCCGGGATGACCGCACCGGCACCGGAACGCTGGGCGTGTTCGGCCGCCAGATGCGGTTCGACCTGTCGAAGGGCTTCCCGGTCCTGACCACCAAGAAGCTGCACCTGCGTTCGATCATCGTCGAGCTGCTGTGGTTCCTGCGCGGCGAGACCAATATCGGCTGGCTGAAGGAAAACGGCGTCAGCATCTGGGACGAATGGGCCAACGCCGAGGGCGAGCTCGGACCCGTGTACGGCAAGCAATGGCGCAGCTGGTCGGCCCCCGACGGCCGCGTCATCGACCAGATCGAGAAGCTGGTCCATGGCCTGAAGACCAACCCCAATGGCCGCCGTCACATCGTCTCGGCGTGGAACCCCGCCGACGTGGACGACATGGCCCTGCCGCCCTGCCACTGCCTGTTCCAGTTCTTCGTGGCCGACGGCAAGCTCAGCTGCCAGCTGTACCAGCGCAGCGCCGACGTCTTCCTCGGCGTGCCGTTCAACATCGCCAGCTATGCCCTGCTGACCATCATGATGGCGCAGGTCGTCGGGCTGAAGCCCGGCGAGTTCGTGCACACCTTCGGCGACGCCCACCTGTACCTGAACCATATCGAGCAGGCGCAGCTGCAGCTGACCCGCGAGCCCCTGCCCCTGCCGACCATGACCATCACGCCGCGCGAGGATCTGTTCGCCTACCGGCTGGAGGACTTCGTGCTGGACGGCTACCAGCCCTGGCCGCACATCAAGGCGCCGGTCGCGGTCTGATGGACCTCAAAGGCCTGCAGGACTCCGTCCTGCGCATCTCCGACATCTACGCCCGCGAGCACGGCATCGACCGTGACAAGGCGGCGTCCGGCGACTGGGCGCTGCTGAAGGTGCAGGAGGAGCTGGGCGAACTGGTCGCCGAACACCTGCGCACCACCGGCCGTGCCCGCGGCGCGGCGGATCACGACAAGCTGGGCGACGAGGCGGCGGACGTGCTTGGCATGCTGCTCATCTATTGCCGCGCGGCGAACATCGACATCGAGCAGGCGATGCAGCGGAAATGGCTGCACTGGCTGGAGAAGACCGGCTGAGGCCCTCCCGGCAGACTTGAGCACATCCCACGATCAACCTAAGGTGATAGACATCCATAACCGGATCGCGCCTCGGGGGAGCCGCTCATGTCCACGCCCATCACCGTCGATCAGATCGTCAACCTGATCTACGACGCGATTGAGGACGCCACCGGCACGCGCCCCCGTAATACCGACCCGGGCGCCGCCTTGGTCGCTGTGGCCCTGCCGAGCACCGGTCAGCGCAAGGCGATGATCGAGCAGGTCATCCGGGCGCTGTATGCCCCATCTGTCATCGAACCGTCCGCCACTTTCGTGGCAAGGCAGTCCCGGCGATCAGCGGCGACAGTAGAGCAGTTGGCGACCGCGCTTGCAGAAGCATGGCTTGCCGGTCGGCTGATCGGCTCCGAGAACGATGAACCAGAGCCCCGGTCCTATGTGGAGTGGGTTGAAGCCAACGACGATGACGCGAGGCCGCTCCCCAAGGCCTTGGGCGGCTCCGGGACGTTCAAGTCCCGCAAGGCCAACTCGCCTTCCATCCCCGATGTCGGCTTCAGTCTGGTCAAGATTTTCTACGCCACCGACCGGGCGAAGCTGGCGGCCAAGCCAGGCAAGGTTGTTGATTACGGCCCCAGACGGGCGGACGGCCTGCAACTCGGCGAGTGCGATGTCTCCATTCCCGCGCGCCACAAGGTCGGATCGGTCGAGCGGCCGAAATGGTGGAAGTTCGAGTTCGCGGAAGACCCCGAGAAACACGTCTCCCTGCGCACCGTGACCGAGCTGGGTGATGAGGATTTCTACAGTCGGGTGTCGCAGAAAATCGCCGGGTCAGAGCGCAAAGAGGCCTTCGTCTTCGTCCACGGCTACAATGTGAAGTTCGCCAACGCCGCCCGCCAGACGGCGCAGATGGCCTTTGACCTCCGGTTCGATGGCGCGCCGATCCTGTATAGCTGGCCCTCGCAGGGGACCATCCCGGGGTATGTCGTGGACGCCAACACCGTCATCTGGACCGAAACCCATCTGGTCGATTTCCTGACCGACGTGGCGACCCGGACCGGCGCGACCCGCGTCCATGTGATCGCCCACAGCATGGGCAATCGCGCGGTCTGCAACGCCCTGGAAGCCCTCAGCCAGCGCGCAACCCCGAATCTGCACCATGTGGTGCTGACAGCGCCGGACGTCGACGCCGACGTCTTCCGCAACGTGGTCAAGGCGTTCAAGACGCTGCCCAAGACCGTCACCCTATACGCCTCGTCCAAGGACAAGGCGATTGAAGCCTCCAAGGTCGTCAACGGCGCCCCACGCGCGGGCGAGCCGATCGTCATCATCCCCGGCATCGACAGCATCGACGCCTCGGCGGTCGAGACCGACTTCCTCGCGCACGGCTATTTCAGCGGAACGCGCTCGGTTCTCTCGGACATCTATAACCTGTTGCAGGATCAGCCGGCGAAAAGTCGGTTCGATCTGACGCCGGACCAGCATGACGATGGCGACTATTACCGATTCAAACCCTGAGGCCGGGACGGAACGCTTGAAGGCGCCGGGCGGAATCGCGCAAACAGCGGAAGAAAGAGCGCGGGATCGACCGCGCATGAGCGCTGCATGCCCATCCCTTCCCTCGTTCTCGTCGTCGCGCGCGGCTCCAACGGCGTGATCGGCCGCGACGGCGATCTGCCCTGGCGGCTGCGGTCGGACCTGCAACGGTTCAAGGCCATCACCATCGGCAAGCCCTGCATCATGGGCCGCAAGACCTGGGAGAGCCTGCCGCTGCGTCCCCTGCCCGGCCGCCTGAACGTCGTGGTCACCCGCGACGAGGGCTATGGCGAGGACGGTCAGGCCAAGGGGGCTCTGGTCTGCACCAGTCTGGATGAAGCCATCGAGATCGCCCGCGAACAGGCCGACGAGGACGGGGTGGACGAGGTCTGCGTCATCGGCGGCGCGGCCCTGTTCGAGGCGGTGCTGCCGCGCGCGAAGCGGCTCTACATCACCGAGGTGGACGCCGCGCCCGACGGCGATGTGCATTTCCCCGACTTCGACGCCGAGCGCTGGATCGAGGTGGCGTCAGAAGCCCACCCCGCCGGAGAAAAGGACGACCACGCATTCGTGTTCAAGGTCTTCGAGCGACGGTAGGTCCGGAAGGGGGAGTCGTGAACCGTCAGCAGTGAGCAGGCGCGGACAGCCACGCCGCCACGCCTGACCACTCAACTGTCGCTCCCCCTACGACAGCGTTTGCATCGCCTCGCGGGTGAAGTCCTGCAGTTCGTCGTGGCGGCCGTCGCGGATCTTCTGCACCCAGTAGGGGTCCGCCAGCAGGGCGCGGCCGACGGCGACCAGATCGAACTCCTCGCGTTCCAGACGCGCGATCAGCCCGTCCAGCGAGGCGGGCTTCGAGCCCGCGCCGCCGAAGGCCGCGATGAACTCCCCATCCAGCCCGACGGAGCCGACGGTGATGGTCGGCAGACCCGTCACCTTCTTGGCCCAGCCGGCGAAATTCAGGTCCGAGCCCTCGAACTCCGGCTCCCAGAAGCGGCGCTGCGAACAGTGGAAGACGTCCACCCCCGCCTCGGCCAGCGGCGACAGCCACTGCTCCAGCTCGGCCGGATCATGGGCGTTCTTGGCGTCATAGGCGCCGCCCTTCCACTGCGACAGGCGCAGG
Coding sequences within it:
- a CDS encoding thymidylate synthase, with amino-acid sequence MSAAFDLIDVPAAPADHPEHQYLNLLRDILNNGARRDDRTGTGTLGVFGRQMRFDLSKGFPVLTTKKLHLRSIIVELLWFLRGETNIGWLKENGVSIWDEWANAEGELGPVYGKQWRSWSAPDGRVIDQIEKLVHGLKTNPNGRRHIVSAWNPADVDDMALPPCHCLFQFFVADGKLSCQLYQRSADVFLGVPFNIASYALLTIMMAQVVGLKPGEFVHTFGDAHLYLNHIEQAQLQLTREPLPLPTMTITPREDLFAYRLEDFVLDGYQPWPHIKAPVAV
- a CDS encoding phosphoribosyl-ATP pyrophosphohydrolase, translating into MDLKGLQDSVLRISDIYAREHGIDRDKAASGDWALLKVQEELGELVAEHLRTTGRARGAADHDKLGDEAADVLGMLLIYCRAANIDIEQAMQRKWLHWLEKTG
- a CDS encoding alpha/beta hydrolase, whose product is MSTPITVDQIVNLIYDAIEDATGTRPRNTDPGAALVAVALPSTGQRKAMIEQVIRALYAPSVIEPSATFVARQSRRSAATVEQLATALAEAWLAGRLIGSENDEPEPRSYVEWVEANDDDARPLPKALGGSGTFKSRKANSPSIPDVGFSLVKIFYATDRAKLAAKPGKVVDYGPRRADGLQLGECDVSIPARHKVGSVERPKWWKFEFAEDPEKHVSLRTVTELGDEDFYSRVSQKIAGSERKEAFVFVHGYNVKFANAARQTAQMAFDLRFDGAPILYSWPSQGTIPGYVVDANTVIWTETHLVDFLTDVATRTGATRVHVIAHSMGNRAVCNALEALSQRATPNLHHVVLTAPDVDADVFRNVVKAFKTLPKTVTLYASSKDKAIEASKVVNGAPRAGEPIVIIPGIDSIDASAVETDFLAHGYFSGTRSVLSDIYNLLQDQPAKSRFDLTPDQHDDGDYYRFKP
- a CDS encoding dihydrofolate reductase, whose protein sequence is MPIPSLVLVVARGSNGVIGRDGDLPWRLRSDLQRFKAITIGKPCIMGRKTWESLPLRPLPGRLNVVVTRDEGYGEDGQAKGALVCTSLDEAIEIAREQADEDGVDEVCVIGGAALFEAVLPRAKRLYITEVDAAPDGDVHFPDFDAERWIEVASEAHPAGEKDDHAFVFKVFERR